The following proteins are co-located in the Gossypium hirsutum isolate 1008001.06 chromosome A02, Gossypium_hirsutum_v2.1, whole genome shotgun sequence genome:
- the LOC107952183 gene encoding uncharacterized protein, producing the protein MENNTISLSLQSVFNKDKLNGKNFLDWFSANASKADKDAYKKNLNDMLDIGCLMLSTMTLDLQKQHEDMVAYDMIQHLKELYERQERQERYETSRPLFQCKMVEGTSVGTHVLKIIGSIESLEKLGYPLGMKLATDVILQLFSDSFSQFVLNFNINEINKIFPQFLNMLRTTESNIKKARPKPILMVCKDKGKGKAKAETKPKDNGKA; encoded by the exons ATGGAAAACAACACAATTTCTTTATCATTGCAATCGGTATTTAACAAGGACAAGTTGAATGGCAAGAACTTCCTTGACTGGTTCT CAGCTAATGCCTCTAAAGCTGATAAGGATGCTTATAAGAAGAATCTTAATGACATGTTAGACATAGGATGTCTAATGCTTTCCACCATGACTCTTGATCTTCAAAAGCAACATGAGGATATGGTTGCCTATGATATGATCCAACACCTCAAGGAATTATATGAAAGGCAAGAACGTCAAGAAAGGTACGAAACCTCTAGACCTCTGTTTCAATGCAAAATGGTGGAGGGAACTTCTGTAGGAACTCACGTTCTCAAGATAATAGGCTCTATTGAAAGCCTTGAGAAACTAGGATACCCTTTAGGTATGAAGTTAGCCACCGATGTCATCTTGCAATTGTTTTCAGATAGTTTTAGCCAATTTGTCCTTAATTTCAACATCAATGAGATTAATAAGATTTTTCCACAGTTCCTCAACATGTTACGAACTACTGAAAGTAACATAAAAAAGgctaggcctaagcccattttgatggtttgcaagGACAAGGGTAAAGGAAAGGCTAAAGCTGAGACAAAGCCTAAGGACAATGGCAAGGCCTAA